The DNA sequence GGCGATTGCCAGCAACCGACGGGGCAGGGCACGGCCCTGGGTATCCCCGTATCGGGCCGGCTTGGAGTCGGTCATCGTGAGGTGTCCCATGGTCAACGGTGGATTCGGGAGCGATTACCGCACCCGCCGCAGGTGGTGTAACGATGGGGGCCGGAAACCATCTGGAACTATAGGCGTCCGGTCCGGGGTTCCGGCAGGAGGAACCTGGAGGGAACGGGGAATGTGCGCATGAGTGGACTGCGACTGATGGCGGTGCACGCCCACCCCGACGACGAGTCGAGCAAGGGCGCGGCTACGGTGGCCCGCTACACCGCCGCTGGGCACCGGGTGATGGTGGTGACCCTGACCGGTGGCGAGCGCGGCGACATTCTCAACCCCGCGATGGACCTGCCCGATGTGCACGGAAACATCGCCGCGGTCCGGCGCGACGAGATGGCGAAGGCCGCCGAGATCCTCGGGGTCGAGCACCACTGGCTGGGCTTCGTCGACTCCGGCCTGCCCAAGGGCGACCCACTGCCGCCGCTGCCCGAGGACTGTTTTGCCCTGGTGCCGCTGGAGGTGTCCACCGAAGCCCTGGTGCGGGCGGTGCGCGCGTTCCGTCCGCATGTGATGACCACGTACGACGAAAACGGCGGCTACCCGCACCCCGATCACATCCGTTGTCACCAGGTGTCGGTGGCCGCGTTCGAGGCCGCCGGCGACCATCGACTCTTTCCCGACGCCGGTGAGCCCTGGTCGGTCGCCAAGCTCTACTACAACCACGGGTTCCTGCGGCAGCGCATGCAGCTGTTGCAGGACGAGTTCGCCCGCAACGGCGAGGTCGGCCCGTTCGCCAAATGGCTGGAGCACTGGCAGCCCGACCACGACGTGTTCGCCGACCGGGTGACCACCCGCATCGAATGCGCTGACTACTTCAGCCAGCGTGACGACGCACTACGCGCGCACGCCACGCAGATCGATCCCAACGGCGACTTCTTCGCCGCGCCGATCGAGTGGCAGCAGCGGCTCTGGCCGACGGAGGAGTTCGAGCTGGCCCGGTCTCGGGTGCCGGTTACTCTGCCGGAGACGGACCTGTTCGCCGGGATCGAGGACAACGGATGAACCATGCTGTGCTGACCATGCTGTGGCTGGCGGCCGACGATATCGTGGCCGATGGCGTGCCCCGCGATACCGGGCCGGATTTCGGCAAGGCCAGCCCGTTCGGGCTGTTGGTCATCGTGCTGCTGATGCTCGGCACGTTCGCGCTGGTGTGGTCGATGAACCGTCAGCTCAAGAAGTTGCCGGAGTCGTTCGACCGGGACCACCCCGCCGCGGACCAAGCCGCCGACGAGGGGACCGTCGGGTCCGGTCTGTCCGGGGATCTCCCGGGCGACGACGGGCCGGGCTCGCCGCCGCAGACGTCGTAGCTAACAACTCCCGAACGAGG is a window from the Mycobacterium sp. SVM_VP21 genome containing:
- the mca gene encoding mycothiol conjugate amidase Mca, with the protein product MSGLRLMAVHAHPDDESSKGAATVARYTAAGHRVMVVTLTGGERGDILNPAMDLPDVHGNIAAVRRDEMAKAAEILGVEHHWLGFVDSGLPKGDPLPPLPEDCFALVPLEVSTEALVRAVRAFRPHVMTTYDENGGYPHPDHIRCHQVSVAAFEAAGDHRLFPDAGEPWSVAKLYYNHGFLRQRMQLLQDEFARNGEVGPFAKWLEHWQPDHDVFADRVTTRIECADYFSQRDDALRAHATQIDPNGDFFAAPIEWQQRLWPTEEFELARSRVPVTLPETDLFAGIEDNG